The following coding sequences are from one Gossypium raimondii isolate GPD5lz chromosome 4, ASM2569854v1, whole genome shotgun sequence window:
- the LOC105767705 gene encoding protein LEAD-SENSITIVE 1 codes for MFNYNIINGEKSVRTGEMKMGVLSNRICREDLKPGDHIYSWRYAYIYAHHGIYIGEGKVIHFTQSQGGREIGTGTVLDRVIFSSSSSEASNCAACGYQSGCYGVISSCLDCFLADGELYLFQYAVSPALFLAKPRGGTCTIAASDPTSEVLHRASFLLHNGFGVYHLFKNNCEDFAIYCKTGLLVITRISVGRSGQATSFLAAASAIVSSPLRYLTTSFSGLAAVGYGMYCFSRLVSDIGVRRDVEKVAVEMLVSASAGCQET; via the exons ATGTTTAACTATAATATTATTAACGGGGAAAAGAGTGTACGGACTGGAGAGATGAAAATGGGAGTTTTGTCAAACAGAATTTGCAGAGAAGACTTGAAGCCTGGCGATCACATTTACTCCTGGAGATACGCCTACATCTATGCGCATCACG GGATATACATAGGCGAGGGAAAGGTGATCCATTTCACCCAATCCCAAGGTGGTCGAGAGATCGGCACCGGAACCGTCTTAGATCGTGTAATTTTCAGTTCATCATCTTCAGAGGCTTCTAATTGCGCCGCATGCGGCTATCAATCGGGTTGCTACGGCGTTATTTCTTCCTGCTTGGATTGCTTCCTAGCCGACGGTGAGTTATACCTATTCCAATACGCCGTTTCACCGGCTTTGTTTCTGGCGAAACCCAGGGGAGGAACCTGCACCATTGCCGCTTCAGATCCCACATCCGAAGTTCTTCATCGTGCTTCCTTCCTACTCCATAACGGTTTCGGCGTCTACCATCTATTCAAAAACAATTGTGAAGACTTCGCGATTTATTGTAAAACCGGGTTGCTGGTAATCACAAGGATCAGCGTTGGTCGGAGTGGGCAAGCGACGTCGTTCTTGGCGGCTGCTAGCGCCATTGTTTCTTCACCGTTGAGATATTTAACGACTAGCTTTAGTGGCCTGGCTGCTGTTGGTTACGGAATGTATTGTTTTAGCCGCTTGGTTTCCGACATCGGGGTTCGTCGTGATGTGGAAAAAGTTGCGGTTGAAATGCTTGTTTCCGCTTCTGCAGGGTGCCAGGAAACTTGA
- the LOC105767704 gene encoding polyadenylate-binding protein 7, protein MAVPSAATVTASPVSLYVGDLHPDVSDANLIETFSEFKSLASVHVCRDSSTGRSLCYGYVNFISPQDAHHAIEAKNHTLLNGKMIRVMWSLRDPDARKNGVGNVFVKNLSDSIDNVGLQELFRKFGNVISCKVATFEDGKSKGYGFVQFESEESASAAIEKLNDTIFGDKQIYVGKFMKKSDRVLPSPDVKYTNLYVKDLDPEITEETLQEKFSEFGKIASLVVAKDENGASRGFGFVNFENPDDAKKAMEVMNGSQLGSKVIYVARAQKKAEREQILRQQFEERRKEQIMKYKASNVYVKNIDDEVTDEELREHFSQCGTITSAKLMRDNKGLSKGFGFVCFSSPEEAAKAVSTFHGYMFHNKPLYVAIAQRKEDRQAHLQLQYAQRMAGLAGPSTAIFPGGYHPLYYTAPTGVVPQVPPRPGMMYQPLGLRPGWRANGFVPPTRPAFQPSSLPMVPSNPRQTRQNRGRMNGHALPQGGSHSVTYVPQLQQPTQTIIPSKDQSNLQRGGQAKYVPNGRAREVNKGSRVPPAASNSVAAVSQGSEVLSSMLAAASPEQQKTILGERLYPLVQKHQPDLVPKITGMLLEMDNAELLLLLESPESLAAKVEEAVEVLKLSNAKVSGQDVLHPSFLSAEVAVN, encoded by the exons ATGGCGGTTCCATCGGCGGCAACGGTGACGGCTTCGCCGGTCTCATTGTACGTTGGGGACTTGCACCCTGACGTCTCTGACGCTAATCTTATCGAAACTTTCTCTGAGTTCAAGAGCTTGGCCTCTGTTCATGTTTGTAGGGATTCTTCTACCGGAAGATCTCTCTGTTATGGCTATGTCAACTTCATCTCTCCTCAGGATG CACATCATGCTATTGAGGCAAAGAATCATACCTTGCTGAATGGGAAAATGATAAGGGTGATGTGGTCACTTCGAGATCCTGATGCAAGAAAAAATGGAGTTGGAAATGTGTTTGTTAAG AATCTCAGTGATTCAATTGATAATGTGGGACTGCAAGAGTTATTCCGCAAGTTTGGGAATGTAATATCTTGCAAAGTTGCAACGTTTGAGGATGGGAAGAGTAAAGGTTATGGCTTTGTTCAGTTTGAGTCAGAGGAATCTGCAAGTGCTGCTATTGAGAAGCTTAATGACACCATTTTTGGGGATAAGCAGAT ATATGttgggaaatttatgaaaaagaGTGATCGGGTTTTGCCAAGTCCTGATGTCAAATATACAAATTTGTACGTTAAGGATTTGGATCCAGAAATCACAGAAGAGACTTTGCAAGAGAAGTTTTCCGAGTTCGGGAAAATCGCTAGCCTGGTTGTAGCAAAGGATGAAAATGGAGCCTCTAGAGGTTTTGGCTTTGTGAACTTTGAAAATCCAGATGATGCTAAGAAGGCAATGGAAGTGATGAATGGATCACAACTAG GCTCAAAGGTTATATATGTAGCAAGGGCACAGAAGAAAGCAGAACGGGAGCAAATATTGCGTCAACAATTCGAGGAAAGACGAAAAGAGCAGATCATGAAATATAAA GCTTCGAATGTTTATGTGAAGAATATTGATGATGAAGTCACCGATGAAGAACTGAGAGAACATTTTAGTCAGTGTGGAACAATCACTTCTGCAAAACTTATGCGAGATAATAAAGGATTAAGCAAGGGGTTCggatttgtttgtttttcttctccTGAGGAGGCTGCCAAAGCTGTGAGCACATTTCATG GCTACATGTTTCACAACAAGCCATTGTATGTTGCTATCGCTCAAAGGAAGGAGGATAGACAAGCACACTTACAACTTCAGTATGCGCAGCGTATGGCCGGACTAGCAGGGCCTTCTACAGCTATTTTCCCTGGAGGATATCACCCACTTTACTACACAGCTCCAACCGGCGTCGTTCCACAAGTACCTCCACGGCCAGGAATGATGTACCAACCTTTAGGTTTGAGGCCAGGATGGAGGGCTAACGGCTTTGTACCCCCAACCAGACCAGCCTTTCAACCATCATCGTTGCCCATG GTTCCTAGTAATCCAAGGCAAACTAGACAAAACCGGGGTCGTATGAACGGGCATGCTCTTCCACAGGGTGGTTCTCACTCTGTCACATATGTACCACAACTGCAACAACCAACTCAGACAATCATTCCTTCAAAGGATCAAAGTAACTTACAG CGGGGTGGGCAAGCTAAATATGTACCAAATGGTCGTGCACGAGAGGTGAACAAAGGATCTAGAGTCCCACCAGCGGCTTCCAATTCTGTTGCAGCTGTATCACAAGGATCTGAGGTGCTGAGTAGCATGCTTGCTGCAGCTTCCCCCGAGCAGCAAAAAACGATACTCGGCGAACGATTGTACCCCCTTGTTCAGAAACACCAG CCTGATCTGGTTCCGAAAATCACAGGGATGCTGTTAGAGATGGACAATGCAGAACTGCTGCTGCTATTAGAGTCACCAGAATCTCTGGCTGCCAAAGTGGAGGAAGCTGTGGAGGTTCTGAAGCTGTCAAATGCAAAAGTATCTGGACAAGATGTTCTTCATCCCAGTTTCCTGTCTGCTGAAGTTGCTGTCAACTGA
- the LOC105784959 gene encoding uncharacterized protein LOC105784959 yields the protein MCLEGSHDFEDNEDCGLSPDLLKMVERAEKQILPHRESIEIVSLEEGKEDIPGLSTDMVVYRLPIREDCKPVQQKLRMMRPDIVLKIKEEAQKQFDAGFLQEVRYSEWVANIVPVPKKDEKVRMCMDYRDLNKASPKDNFPLPHIDTLVDNTAGFSLFSFMDGATYQKAMVALFHDMMHREIEVYVDDMIAKSRTEGEHVRVLRKLFLRLRKFQLKLNPAKCTFGARSGKLLGFIVNEKEIEIDPDKVKAIQDLPPPRTQKEVRGFLGRLNYIARFISQLTEKCDPIFRLLKKHNPGTWDEECEEAFNKVKQYLSNTPVLSPPSPDKPLILYLTVFDNSMGCVLGQHDETGRKERAILLSEFDIVYVSQKAVKGSTIADFLASRALEDYEPLSFDFPNEDLMCIAATEENLQESHGWRLNFDGASNAVGNRIGAVLVSRNGDHYPFTCKLDFDCTNNMTEYEACIMGIRAAIERGIKVLEVYGDSALVIYQLRGEWETRDPKLISYRKHGDMKPIQISIYEDPAHCYNIEEGEIDDSPWYQDILRRGKDQVLLRYVDAVEAKKILEEVHEGICGTHASGFTMARQIMRFGTSTGATPFSLVYGMEAVLPIEVEIPSLRVLTELQLDEAEWVQSRYDQLNLIEGKRLKAIQHGQMYQKRMMRAYNKKAFSGGALILAEMDGKNLPNPVNSDSVKRYFT from the exons atgtgtttagagggatcgcatgATTTTGAAGACAACGAAGACTGTGGTTTGTCTCCTGACTTATTGAAGATGGTAGAAAGGGCCGAGaagcaaatcctacctcatagggaatcaatagaaattgtgagcttagaGGAGGGTAAAGAG gatatacCGGGGTTAAGTACTGACATGGTAGTCTATCGTCTCCCTATAAGAGAAGATTGCAAGCCAGTGCAGCAAAAGCTCAGAATGATGAGGCCTGATATCGTGTTGAAGATAAAGGAGGAGGCCCAAAAGCAGTTTGATGCCGGATTTCTGCAAGAAGTCAGGTATTCTGAGTGGGTGGCTAACATCGTACCAGTTccaaagaaagatgagaaagtACGAATGTGTATGGATTATCGGGATTTGAACAAGGCTAGTCCAAAGGATAATTTCCCATTGCCTCACATTGACACATTGGTAGACAATACTGCGGGCTTTTCActgttttccttcatggatg GAGCGACATACCAAaaagccatggtagccttgttccatgacatgatgcacaggGAAATCGAGGTTTACGTTGATGATATGATCGCGAAATCTAGAACGGAGGGCGAACATGTGCGGGTCTTGAGAAAGTTATTCTTAAGATTGAGAAagttccagctcaagcttaatccagCGAAGTGCACTTTTGGGgccaggtcaggaaagttgCTAGGCTTCATAGTCAATGAAAAGGAaatcgagattgacccagacaaagtcaaggcaatacaAGATTTACCTCCACCTcgcactcagaaagaagttcggGGTTTCCTcggaagactgaattacatcgctaggttcatttcacaactgaCTGAGAAGTGTGACCCTATatttcgtcttctgaagaaacataatcctggtACTTGGGATGAAGAATGCGAAGAAGCTTTTAACAAGGTGAAGCAGTATTTGTCTAACACTCcagtgctgtcaccacctagcccagatAAGCCGCTGATATTGTATCTGACAGTATTTGATAATTCCATGGGGTGTGTgctaggccaacatgatgaaACGGGGAGAAAAGAAAGGGCA ATCTTACTGtctgaatttgatattgtcTATGTGAGCCAAAAGGCTGTGAAAGGGAGTACAATTGCTGActttctagctagtagagctCTGGAGGACTATGAGCCGTTGagttttgatttcccaaatgaagacCTGATGTGTATAGCGGCTACTGAAGAAAATCTACAAGAAAGTCACGGTTGGAGGTTAAACTTCGATGGAGCCTCGAATGCCGTGGGCAATAGAATTGGGGCAGTCCTAGTGTCCCGGAATGGTgatcattatcctttcacttgcaaattggattttgattgtacaaaCAACATGACAGAGTATgaagcatgcatcatgggtatTCGTGCAGCTATAGAGCGAGGAATCAAAGTGCTAGAGGTCTATGGAGATTCAGCATTGGTGATATATCAGCTCAGGGGtgaatgggaaacgagagatCCCAAATTAATCAGTTATCGAAA ACATGGGGATATGAAGCCAATCCAAATAAGTATCTATGAAGACCCGGCTCATTGTTacaatattgaagaaggagaaaTTGATGATAGCCCTTGGTATCAAGATATACTACG GAGGGGAAAAGATCAGGTACTGCTAAGATATGTGGACGCCGTAGAAGCAAAGAAAATTCTAgaggaagtccatgagggcatCTGCGGGACGCATGCCAGTGGGTTCACAATGGCTaggcagattatgagattcgg GACCTCcaccggggcaacgcctttctcctTAGTTTATGGCATGGAGGCAGTCTTGCCCAtcgaagttgaaatcccttctctccgggTTTTGACTGAGCTACAATTGGATGAAGCGGAATGGgttcaatctcgatatgatcagttgaacttaataGAGGGAAAGAGGCTAAAGGCTATTCAGCATGGTCAGATGTATCAGAaaagaatgatgcgagcctacaacAAGAAA gcctTCTCTGGAGGAGCCCTGATCCTGGctgaaatggatggaaaaaactTGCCTAATCCAGTAAATTCAGATTCGGTCAAGAGATACTTTACTTGA
- the LOC128040441 gene encoding uncharacterized protein LOC128040441: MIENAIRSGKIDAGEGNRRSASKRKENKVNNASMYNKGYPKSVTVSQPGKVAANQQSSSRQEVGTRRNTERPQFTPIPMSYRELYRNLFDAHVVSPFYLKPLQPPYSKWYDANTQCDYHAGITGHSIENCTAFKKLVERLIGMGVVKFDEATKAENPLPNHTDSGINMMGEDRKIKAYIADLKTPLRWVWKEMVKRGLIASEESCEKRRNYCEFHCEMGHEIQECTEFRAVVQDMIDNKEMEFCERMQKESHVCTSELALGVLKANHPVIIISQSKNSEAGARVAPKVIIQKPTVFTYKDNRRVPWNYNCNVTIPGKEDVINKEDHDEGGHDEQVKARVEPIREETSIGKKKKAVEPELVVNEPIKEEEAREFLKFIKHSEYSVVEQLHKQPARISVLALLLNSEGHRNALLKVLNETYVADDISVNKLDRP, translated from the coding sequence atgattgagaatgccatCAGGAGTGGGAAGATCGATGCTGGAGAGGGTAACAGAAGATCAGCTTCGAAGAGGAAGGAAAACAAGGTGAACAACGCTAGCATGTACAACAAGGGTTACCCGAAGTCAGTAACAGTGAGTCAGCCAGGAAAGGTGGCTGCCAATCAGCAAAGCTCGTCGAGACAGGAGGTCGGTACAAGGCGAAATACGGAGAGGCCCCAATTCACGCCAATTCCTATGTCGTATAGGGAATTATACCGAAACTTATTCGACGCACATGTAGTTTCCCCTTTCTATCTGAAGCCCTTACAGCCCCCGTACTCCAAATGGTACGACGCAAATACACAGTGcgactatcatgcgggaattacggggcattccatagaaaactgTACTGCCTTTAAGAAGTTGGTTGAAAGGCTCATTGGTATGGgtgtcgttaaatttgatgaagCCACCAAAGCAGAAAATCCATTACCAAACCATACTGATAGTGGAATAAATATGATGGGCGAGGACAGAAAAATTAAGGCATACATTGCGGACTTGAAGACTCCTTTGAGATGGGTCTGGAAAGAGATGGTGAAAAGGGGGCTAATTGCTTCAGAAGAAAGCTGTGAGAAGAGGAggaactactgtgagttccactGTGAAATGGGGCATGAAATCCAAGAGTGTACGGAGTTCAGAGCCGTGGTACAGGATATGATAGATAATAAGGAGATGGAATTTTGTGAAAGAATGCAGAAGGAGAGTCATGTATGTACGTCAGAGTTGGCATTGGGAGTTCTAAAGGCTAACCATCCTGTGATCATCATCTCACAATCTAAGAATAGTGAGGCTGGAGCACGAGTAGCACCGAAGGTCATCATTCAAAAACCGACCGTGTTTACTTACAAGGATAACAGGAGGGTTCCTTGGAATTACAATTGTAATGTGACAATCCCAGGGAAGGAGGATGTAATTAATAAAGAGGACCATGATGAAGGAGGGCATGACGAACAGGTGAAGGCTCGAGTAGAGCCAATAAGAGAAGAAACTTCGAttggaaagaagaagaaggcgGTCGAACCTGAATTGGTGGTCAATGAACCAATCAAGGAGGAGGAAGCTAGAGAGTTCTTGAAGTTCATAAAACATAGCGAGTACAGCGTTGTGGAGCAGCTGCACAAACAACCAGCTCGCATATCTGTGCTAGCTTTACTCCTAAACTCGGAGGGACATCGAAATGCACTACTGAAGgtgctaaatgaaacttatgtggCCGACGATATCTCTGTTAACAAGTTGGATCGACCGTAA